A region from the Rufibacter sp. DG15C genome encodes:
- a CDS encoding porin family protein produces MKKLVFILAALFTFSFAAQAQEGIKLGLKAGVNYSNLSGDGTDELDSQFGFHVGGFLDYGISEMVSIRPELLFSSKGFAVSGDDDDDFNQSLRYIDLPIMVRVNAGGLYFEGGPTLGYLVSVSEGETDDYKKFEFGYAAGLGYQMASGLGIGLRYQGGLTSIIDNDDADKITNSVFQLGLSYTLGTR; encoded by the coding sequence ATGAAAAAACTAGTATTCATTTTAGCAGCGTTGTTCACCTTCTCATTTGCCGCACAGGCCCAAGAAGGAATTAAATTAGGCCTTAAAGCCGGAGTAAATTACAGCAATCTGTCTGGCGACGGCACAGATGAGTTAGACTCTCAGTTTGGTTTCCACGTGGGTGGTTTCTTAGACTATGGCATTTCTGAGATGGTGTCTATCCGTCCAGAGTTGTTGTTTTCTAGCAAAGGATTTGCAGTGAGCGGTGACGATGATGATGACTTCAACCAAAGCCTACGCTACATTGATCTTCCTATCATGGTAAGAGTAAATGCTGGAGGCTTGTATTTTGAAGGCGGCCCTACCTTGGGTTACTTGGTATCTGTTAGCGAAGGCGAGACAGACGACTACAAGAAATTTGAATTCGGCTATGCCGCTGGCTTGGGTTACCAAATGGCTAGCGGATTAGGCATTGGTCTGCGTTACCAAGGTGGCTTGACCAGCATCATTGACAATGATGACGCTGATAAAATCACCAACTCTGTTTTCCAGTTGGGACTTAGCTATACATTGGGTACCAGATAA
- a CDS encoding porin family protein gives MKKIVLFVAAALSFSFANAQSGPRIGLKAGMTYSNLSGDLENEDIYDNKFGFVGGLTANFDLSGDGFLSLQPELLYSQKGYQYNDEKFTVGGTDYKIKGDVNYNYLDLPVLLRVNAGGLFFEAGPQVSYLLSVKDNSEFKVNDESYESTERYDKDDFSEIEIGYAAGVGYQLDNGLSLGVRYNGGINALAKEDNDELTNARHSVVMATIGFTLPRK, from the coding sequence ATGAAAAAGATTGTATTATTTGTAGCTGCCGCACTTTCCTTCTCTTTCGCGAACGCTCAATCTGGACCACGCATTGGCTTAAAAGCTGGTATGACGTACTCTAACCTTTCTGGTGACTTAGAAAACGAAGACATTTATGATAACAAGTTTGGGTTTGTAGGCGGCTTGACGGCCAACTTTGACCTTTCCGGTGATGGGTTCCTATCACTTCAGCCAGAATTGCTGTATTCGCAAAAAGGCTACCAATACAATGATGAGAAGTTCACGGTAGGTGGCACAGATTACAAAATCAAAGGCGACGTGAACTACAACTACTTGGATTTGCCGGTGCTTTTGAGAGTAAACGCAGGTGGATTGTTCTTTGAGGCCGGCCCACAGGTGTCTTACCTACTTTCTGTAAAAGACAACAGTGAGTTTAAGGTAAATGATGAAAGCTATGAGTCAACTGAGAGATATGACAAAGATGATTTCTCTGAGATTGAGATTGGCTATGCTGCCGGCGTTGGATATCAGTTAGACAACGGCTTAAGCTTAGGCGTAAGATACAACGGTGGTATCAATGCCTTGGCCAAAGAAGACAATGACGAATTGACCAACGCGCGTCATTCAGTCGTGATGGCTACCATTGGCTTTACCTTGCCACGTAAATAA
- a CDS encoding porin family protein: MKKAFILLVAVVGSFAAQAQTTIGIKAGANYSNLSGDLKDESRFNNKLGFHGGLYANIPVISDLLSIQPEFLYSNKGFKYDDKVTTSLFGTETRQEGSANFNYLDVPVLARVKAAGFFFEAGPQLSYLINVNDKTKTYVDGELQDRSTSEKSKEGYSDFEIGYAAGLGFATSGGVSLGLRYNGAFTDLSDDSPARGDFKDARHSVFQLSVGFPLSK, from the coding sequence ATGAAAAAAGCATTTATCCTTTTAGTTGCAGTAGTAGGATCTTTTGCAGCTCAAGCCCAAACAACTATTGGTATCAAAGCAGGCGCTAATTATTCTAACCTTTCTGGTGACCTGAAAGACGAAAGTCGCTTCAATAACAAACTAGGCTTTCATGGCGGCTTATACGCCAACATCCCGGTGATTAGTGACTTGTTGTCTATCCAGCCAGAGTTTCTGTACTCTAATAAAGGCTTCAAGTATGATGACAAAGTGACCACCTCATTGTTTGGCACTGAGACTCGCCAGGAAGGCTCTGCCAATTTCAACTACTTAGACGTGCCAGTATTGGCCAGAGTAAAGGCCGCTGGCTTCTTCTTTGAGGCGGGCCCACAGTTGTCTTACCTGATCAACGTGAATGACAAGACCAAAACCTATGTGGACGGCGAATTGCAGGACAGATCTACCAGCGAGAAAAGCAAAGAAGGCTACTCAGACTTTGAGATAGGCTACGCCGCCGGTTTAGGATTCGCCACTTCGGGTGGGGTGAGCCTGGGCTTGCGCTACAACGGCGCCTTCACAGACTTATCTGATGACTCTCCTGCCCGCGGCGATTTCAAAGATGCCCGTCACTCTGTCTTCCAACTGTCTGTAGGCTTCCCGCTGAGCAAGTAA
- a CDS encoding dipeptidase yields the protein MKDYIQENKDRFINELLDLLRIPSVSADPAFKGDVLKAAEFLKQKLQEAGADNAQLFETAGNPIVYAEKIIDPSLPTVLVYGHYDVQPADPYELWDSPPFEPVIKDEKIYARGACDDKGQTYMHVKAFETMMHHNQMPCNVKFMIEGEEEVGSVNLATFVKANTELLKSDVIVISDTGMLANDVPSVTTGLRGLSYHEVEVTGPNRDLHSGLYGGAVANPINVLCKMIASLHDENNHITIPGFYDKVEELSQEERAEMARAPFSLDNYKKALDLSDVHGEAGYSTMERNSIRPTLDVNGIWGGYTGEGAKTVIPSKAFAKISMRLVPHQSSEEISELFQKHFESIAPPSVKVVVKPHHGGEPVVTPTTSAGYQAAAKAMEDTFGKKPVPVRSGGSIPIVAMFKSVLDVDTVLMGFGLDSDAIHSPNEHFGIFNFMKGIETIPVFYQHFAELQK from the coding sequence ATGAAAGACTATATCCAAGAGAATAAAGACCGCTTCATCAATGAGTTGCTGGACTTGTTGCGCATCCCGTCGGTGAGCGCTGACCCCGCCTTTAAAGGCGATGTGCTCAAGGCCGCCGAGTTTCTGAAGCAGAAGCTACAGGAAGCCGGCGCCGACAACGCCCAGTTGTTTGAGACCGCCGGTAACCCCATTGTCTACGCCGAGAAAATCATTGACCCCAGCCTGCCCACGGTGCTGGTGTACGGCCACTATGACGTGCAGCCCGCCGACCCATATGAGCTTTGGGACTCGCCGCCGTTTGAGCCGGTCATCAAAGACGAGAAGATATACGCCCGCGGCGCCTGTGATGACAAAGGCCAGACCTATATGCACGTGAAGGCCTTTGAGACCATGATGCACCACAACCAGATGCCGTGCAACGTCAAGTTCATGATTGAAGGCGAAGAAGAAGTAGGCTCTGTGAACCTGGCCACCTTCGTGAAAGCCAACACAGAGTTATTGAAGTCAGACGTGATTGTGATTTCTGACACGGGCATGCTGGCCAATGACGTGCCGTCTGTAACGACTGGTCTGCGCGGTCTAAGCTACCATGAGGTAGAAGTGACCGGTCCTAACCGTGACCTGCACTCAGGTCTATATGGTGGCGCGGTGGCCAACCCCATTAATGTGCTGTGCAAGATGATTGCGTCGCTGCATGATGAGAACAACCACATCACCATTCCGGGCTTCTATGACAAGGTAGAAGAGCTGAGCCAAGAAGAACGTGCCGAAATGGCCCGCGCTCCTTTCAGCCTGGACAACTACAAGAAAGCTCTGGACCTCTCTGACGTACACGGCGAAGCCGGCTATAGCACCATGGAGCGCAACTCCATCAGGCCTACACTGGATGTGAACGGCATTTGGGGCGGCTACACCGGCGAAGGTGCCAAGACCGTGATTCCTTCCAAAGCCTTTGCTAAGATCTCCATGCGTCTGGTGCCGCACCAATCGTCAGAAGAAATCTCTGAGCTTTTCCAGAAGCATTTTGAGTCCATTGCGCCGCCCAGCGTAAAAGTGGTAGTGAAACCGCATCACGGCGGTGAGCCGGTGGTGACGCCTACCACCTCGGCGGGCTACCAGGCGGCTGCCAAGGCCATGGAAGATACTTTTGGGAAGAAGCCAGTGCCGGTACGCAGCGGCGGAAGCATCCCAATTGTGGCCATGTTCAAGTCAGTGCTGGACGTAGACACCGTGTTGATGGGCTTCGGGCTAGATTCAGACGCTATTCACTCGCCTAATGAGCACTTCGGGATTTTCAACTTCATGAAAGGCATTGAAACCATTCCAGTGTTTTACCAGCATTTTGCTGAGCTTCAGAAATAG
- the plsY gene encoding glycerol-3-phosphate 1-O-acyltransferase PlsY, protein MEGLIIGGMFLAAYLIGALPTAVWVGQAYYGIDVREHGSGNAGATNTFRVLGKKPGAVVMLVDIFKGWTATSLAGFLLIFEAIPAEQVVLYKILLGTLAVIGHVFPVYVGFKGGKGVATLMGMVLAVQTDVALICLGIFIIVLLAFKYVSLGSMLAAIAFPLLLLLPKFHPEEPLMMVFGVLIALLVIFTHRKNIGRLLQGVESKISFGGKKS, encoded by the coding sequence ATGGAAGGATTGATTATTGGAGGGATGTTTTTGGCCGCGTACCTCATTGGGGCTCTGCCTACCGCGGTTTGGGTAGGGCAGGCGTACTATGGCATAGACGTGCGTGAACATGGCAGCGGCAACGCCGGCGCTACCAACACTTTTAGGGTACTGGGCAAAAAGCCCGGCGCAGTGGTGATGCTGGTAGATATCTTTAAAGGCTGGACGGCCACTTCCCTGGCGGGCTTCCTGCTGATTTTTGAGGCTATTCCGGCTGAGCAGGTGGTGCTGTATAAAATCTTGCTAGGCACTTTGGCGGTAATTGGGCACGTGTTCCCGGTGTACGTGGGCTTTAAGGGCGGCAAAGGCGTGGCCACGCTCATGGGCATGGTGCTAGCCGTGCAGACAGACGTGGCGCTCATCTGCCTGGGCATTTTCATCATTGTGCTGCTTGCGTTTAAATATGTGTCATTGGGCTCTATGCTGGCGGCCATAGCGTTTCCCTTGCTTTTGCTCTTGCCTAAGTTTCACCCCGAAGAACCTTTGATGATGGTCTTTGGTGTGTTGATTGCGCTGCTGGTTATTTTTACGCACCGCAAGAACATCGGCCGGCTGCTGCAGGGCGTGGAAAGCAAAATCAGCTTCGGCGGAAAAAAATCCTGA
- the prmA gene encoding 50S ribosomal protein L11 methyltransferase encodes MKTLVVYFTGLYMDYIEVTFTSSPDYTDILIAELGELGYDTFQETETGFQAYAPEDQFSEEALQEVVERYSFAASFPYEVKRIAKQNWNEEWEKNFEPLLISNQVSVRADFHPKPEGVQYDIVITPKMSFGTGHHETTTLMIENQLTLNHVGMRVLDMGCGTGILAIMAEQLGAREVLAVDIEDWTVENAKENAERNACKTLEVRLGDASVLAGEAPFDIILANINRNVLLEDMPIYSELLKAQGPLVLSGFYTEDLPMLQEKAAECNLSFETSRTKNNWVSAIFRKND; translated from the coding sequence ATGAAGACCTTAGTGGTCTATTTTACAGGACTCTACATGGATTATATTGAAGTAACGTTTACCAGCTCCCCAGACTACACAGACATCCTCATCGCAGAACTAGGCGAACTGGGCTATGACACCTTCCAGGAAACCGAGACCGGCTTTCAGGCTTATGCCCCAGAGGACCAATTCTCTGAAGAAGCCCTGCAGGAAGTGGTGGAGCGCTACAGCTTTGCCGCCAGCTTTCCTTATGAGGTGAAGCGCATTGCCAAGCAGAACTGGAACGAGGAATGGGAAAAGAACTTTGAACCTTTGCTCATCAGCAACCAAGTGTCTGTGCGGGCAGATTTCCACCCCAAGCCAGAGGGCGTGCAGTATGACATTGTGATCACGCCTAAGATGTCGTTCGGGACGGGCCACCATGAAACCACCACGTTAATGATTGAGAACCAACTGACCCTCAATCACGTAGGCATGCGCGTATTGGACATGGGCTGCGGCACCGGCATCCTGGCTATCATGGCCGAGCAGCTGGGCGCCCGCGAAGTACTGGCCGTGGACATTGAAGACTGGACCGTAGAAAACGCCAAGGAAAACGCCGAGCGCAATGCCTGTAAAACCCTGGAAGTACGCCTGGGAGATGCATCTGTTCTGGCGGGAGAGGCGCCTTTTGACATCATCCTAGCTAATATCAACCGCAACGTCCTGCTAGAGGACATGCCTATATACAGTGAACTATTGAAAGCGCAAGGACCGTTGGTATTAAGTGGCTTCTACACAGAGGATTTGCCTATGTTGCAAGAGAAAGCAGCAGAATGCAATCTCTCGTTTGAGACCTCGCGCACCAAGAACAATTGGGTTTCCGCCATTTTCCGGAAGAACGATTAA
- a CDS encoding 30S ribosomal protein THX, with protein MGRGDIKSKKGKISNGSFGNSRPKKAKNELTKEAKLGGKKEPKAPVATAE; from the coding sequence ATGGGAAGAGGAGATATCAAAAGCAAAAAAGGAAAGATCAGCAATGGCTCATTTGGCAACAGCCGTCCTAAAAAGGCCAAAAACGAATTGACCAAAGAAGCCAAGCTAGGCGGCAAGAAAGAGCCCAAAGCCCCAGTTGCCACCGCTGAGTAA
- the uvrA gene encoding excinuclease ABC subunit UvrA: MTEDLIQDSEIDALDARENIIIKRARVHNLKNLSVALPRNQFIVVTGLSGSGKSSLAFDTLYAEGQRMYVESLSSYARQFLGRMDKPDVDYIRGISPAIAIEQKVSIRNNRSTVGTSTEIYDYLKLLYARIGKTISPVSGQEVKKDTVSSVVDNLMTLPNDTRIMILAPLQQTKDRKLSKELDLLLQKGYSRVLLNGEAFFIEELIGDDKPEPKGDVFVLIDRTVIKQDEEDESLQMRLADSVQTAFYEGHDECHVRIGDETRVFSNRFELDGMVFEEPNVNFFSFNNPYGACQTCEGWGSVLGIDPDLVIPDKSLTVFEGAIAPWRTEKQNEWLQPLVKNGIRFDFPIHRPYNELTEEQQELLWKGNKYFGGLTDFFKHISGQTHKIQYRVLLSRYRGRTVCPDCKGSRLRKDAGYVKVDGKSITDLVLMPVTKTLEFFQTLQLSEHDQAIADRLVTEVTNRLSYLTRVGLGYLTLNRLSNTLSGGESQRINLATSLGSALVGSMYILDEPSIGLHPKDADQLIGVLRSLQEMGNTVIVVEHEEGMMEVADQVLDIGPEAGSGGGNLMFQGTFQDLLKSDTYTGRYLSGRMEVPVPAQRRPWRNSVEVHGARENNLKNVSAKFPLNVMTVVTGVSGSGKSTLIKKILAPALIKSLGGHADATGKFDKLSGDMNRVAHVEFVDQNPIGKSSRSNPVTYVKAYDAIRTMYADQALAKARGFKPSHFSFNIEGGRCEVCQGEGQVKIEMQFMADIYLTCEACEGQKFKQDILDITYRERNISQVLDMTIDDSLIFFEDQPKILEKLKPLQDVGLGYIRLGQSSNTLSGGEAQRVKLASFLTKGATPHNGNILFIFDEPSTGLHFHDISKLLTALNALVENGNTVLIIEHNMDIIKCADWIIDLGPEGGTNGGHLLFEGIPEDLAKLSEENHTAKYLKPKLIS, encoded by the coding sequence ATGACAGAAGATCTCATCCAAGACTCAGAAATAGACGCACTAGATGCCCGCGAGAACATCATCATCAAGCGGGCCCGCGTTCATAATTTAAAGAACCTGAGCGTGGCCCTGCCGCGCAACCAGTTCATTGTGGTGACCGGCCTTTCGGGGTCTGGCAAATCCTCCCTGGCGTTTGACACCCTCTACGCCGAAGGCCAGCGCATGTACGTGGAGAGCCTTAGCTCCTACGCCCGCCAGTTCCTAGGCCGCATGGACAAGCCCGACGTGGACTACATTAGGGGCATCAGCCCGGCCATTGCCATTGAGCAGAAGGTAAGCATTAGAAACAACCGCTCCACTGTGGGCACCAGCACCGAGATTTACGACTACCTCAAGCTGTTGTACGCCCGCATTGGCAAGACCATTTCGCCGGTGTCTGGCCAAGAGGTGAAGAAGGACACCGTGTCCAGCGTGGTGGATAATCTCATGACGCTGCCCAACGACACGCGCATCATGATTCTGGCCCCATTGCAGCAGACCAAAGACCGCAAGCTCAGCAAAGAACTGGACCTGCTCCTACAGAAAGGCTATTCCAGGGTTTTATTGAACGGCGAGGCCTTCTTTATTGAGGAACTCATTGGCGATGACAAGCCAGAACCGAAGGGCGATGTCTTTGTACTTATTGACCGCACCGTCATCAAGCAAGACGAGGAGGACGAAAGCCTGCAGATGCGCCTGGCGGACTCGGTGCAGACGGCGTTCTATGAAGGCCATGACGAATGCCACGTTCGCATAGGTGACGAGACCCGCGTTTTCTCCAACCGCTTTGAGCTGGACGGAATGGTGTTTGAGGAGCCCAACGTCAATTTCTTCAGCTTCAATAACCCCTACGGCGCCTGCCAGACCTGCGAAGGCTGGGGAAGCGTCCTCGGCATTGACCCAGACCTGGTCATCCCAGACAAAAGCCTCACGGTCTTTGAAGGAGCCATCGCGCCCTGGCGCACCGAAAAGCAGAACGAGTGGCTACAGCCCTTGGTCAAAAACGGCATCCGGTTTGATTTCCCTATTCATAGACCTTACAATGAGCTCACCGAGGAACAGCAGGAACTCCTATGGAAGGGGAACAAGTACTTCGGGGGCCTGACAGATTTCTTCAAGCATATCTCGGGGCAGACGCACAAGATTCAGTACCGCGTATTGTTGTCCCGCTACCGCGGCCGCACGGTTTGTCCAGACTGTAAGGGCTCACGCCTGCGCAAAGACGCCGGCTACGTGAAGGTAGATGGCAAGAGCATCACAGACTTGGTCTTGATGCCCGTGACCAAAACGCTGGAGTTCTTCCAAACCCTGCAGCTAAGCGAACACGACCAAGCCATTGCCGATAGACTGGTGACCGAAGTCACCAACCGCTTAAGCTATTTGACGCGTGTAGGTTTGGGTTACCTAACCTTGAATAGACTATCTAATACCTTGTCGGGTGGCGAGAGCCAGCGCATCAACCTGGCCACGTCTTTGGGTAGTGCTTTGGTGGGTTCCATGTACATTCTGGATGAGCCCAGCATTGGCCTGCACCCTAAAGATGCCGACCAACTCATTGGCGTACTCCGCTCCCTGCAAGAAATGGGCAATACCGTGATTGTGGTGGAGCACGAAGAAGGCATGATGGAAGTAGCCGACCAGGTTTTGGACATTGGCCCGGAGGCCGGTTCTGGCGGCGGAAATCTCATGTTCCAAGGCACGTTCCAAGACTTGCTGAAGAGCGATACCTACACGGGTCGTTACTTGAGTGGACGCATGGAAGTACCGGTTCCGGCGCAACGTCGTCCTTGGCGCAACAGCGTGGAGGTGCACGGCGCACGGGAGAACAACCTCAAAAACGTAAGCGCGAAGTTCCCGCTGAACGTGATGACGGTGGTGACGGGCGTGAGCGGCTCGGGCAAGTCTACTTTAATAAAAAAGATTCTGGCGCCGGCGCTTATCAAATCCTTGGGCGGGCACGCAGATGCCACGGGTAAGTTTGACAAACTCTCTGGCGACATGAACCGCGTGGCCCACGTGGAGTTTGTGGACCAGAACCCCATTGGTAAGTCGTCGCGTTCCAACCCGGTGACCTACGTGAAGGCCTATGACGCCATTCGGACCATGTACGCCGACCAAGCCTTGGCCAAAGCGCGCGGGTTCAAGCCATCGCACTTCTCCTTCAACATTGAAGGTGGCCGCTGCGAGGTCTGCCAAGGAGAAGGCCAGGTGAAGATTGAGATGCAATTCATGGCCGATATCTACCTGACCTGCGAGGCCTGCGAAGGCCAGAAGTTCAAGCAAGACATCCTGGATATCACCTACCGCGAGCGCAACATCTCTCAGGTCTTGGACATGACCATTGACGACAGCTTGATTTTCTTTGAAGACCAGCCTAAGATTTTGGAGAAACTGAAGCCGTTGCAAGACGTGGGCTTAGGTTACATTCGTCTAGGTCAGTCCAGCAATACCTTGTCGGGTGGCGAGGCGCAACGGGTAAAACTGGCGTCTTTCCTGACCAAAGGCGCCACGCCGCATAACGGCAACATCCTGTTCATCTTTGATGAGCCCAGCACGGGTCTGCACTTCCATGACATCAGCAAGCTCTTAACCGCCCTGAATGCTCTGGTAGAAAACGGCAACACCGTCCTCATCATTGAGCACAACATGGACATCATTAAATGCGCAGACTGGATTATTGACCTGGGCCCCGAAGGCGGTACCAACGGCGGTCACCTCCTCTTTGAAGGCATCCCAGAGGATTTGGCCAAATTGTCTGAGGAAAACCACACGGCTAAGTATTTGAAGCCGAAGTTGATTTCTTAA